The region GATGCATGGGCCATTGCCATTATTGCTATTTGCAAACGACATTAGGAAGCAAGCCATACATCCGCGTGTATGTCAACTTGGACGACATTTTCGCTCAAGCGCAAAAGTATATTGACGAGCGTGCGCCCGAGATCACCCGCTTCGAGGCGGCGTGTACGTCCGACATTGTTGGGATCGATCATTTGACCCATTCGCTCAAAAAAGCGATTGAGTTTATCGGCGCGACCGACTACGGGCGGCTCCGATTTGTGACGAAGTATGAGCATGTCGATCATTTGCTTGATGCCAAGCATAACGGCAAAACGCGGTTTCGCTTCAGCGTCAACTCCCGCTATGTGATCAACCATTTCGAGCCGGGAACGTCCTCCTTTGACGCGCGGCTTGCAGCAGCGCGCAAAGTGGCCGGTGCCGGCTATAGGCTCGGCTTTGTCGTCGCGCCGATTTACCGGCATGACGGCTGGGAACAAGGGTATTTTGAGTTGTTTCAGGAGCTCGCCCGGCAATTGGAAGGGATAGACTTATCTGATTTGACGTTTGAGCTCATCCAGCACCGGTTTACGAAACCGGCCAAGCGGGTCATCGAGCAGCGTTACCGGAAAACAAAGCTCGATTTGGACGAGGCGAAGCGCAAGTATAAATGGGGGAGGTACGGCATCGGCAAATATGTGTACCGTGACGAGGAAGCGCGGGAGCTGGAGGAAACGATGCGCTCGTATATTGCTCGCTTTTTTCCATCGGCTCAGGTGCAGTATTTTACGTAATGTCCCCTTCATGGTATAATGGGATTGATTGCTATTTTTTGTTTGCCTATGCGGCCAACTGCGGCAGAAAAGCTGAAAATAAAGCTTTTTCATCTATATAGATGCGACGAAAACGTTTCACATATCCTTGACGGAAAAGGTCGCTTATGCATTTTTCGACTGTCGTGGGCAAGCTGCAGGCTTCCCCGTCACGCCAAGGCGTGGCAGTCGATCAAATGCTCGGTAAAAGCCGCAAATGTTAAAGCTTCAAACTGCATCTATATCGTTTTTATTGGTTCATCAACACGCCTGTTTCATGAGAGATGCTGACGGCCGCTGCATTTGTGTGCGGCAGACAAACGTGACGGGAGGGGACAAACGTTGCCGACACCAAGCATGGAAGATTATATTGAGCAAATTTACATTTTGATTGAAGAAAAGGGCTATGCCCGCGTCTCTGACATCGCGGAAGCGTTGTCCGTCCATCCCTCCTCGGTGACGAAAATGGTGCAAAAGCTCGATAAAGATGAGTATTTAGTGTATGAGAAATACCGCGGACTCGTCTTGACGCCAAAAGGAAGAAAAATCGGCCAGCGGCTCGTCTACCGCCATGAGTTGCTTGAGCAGTTTCTCCGTTTGATCGGTGTCAGCGAAGAAAACATTTACCGCGACGTGGAAGGGATTGAACACCATTTGAGCTGGAACGCCATCGACCGGATCGGCGATTTGGTGCAGTATTTTCAAGAGGACGAACGCCGTCTTGAAGCGCTGCGCGATGTCCAAAAGCGCAATGAACAAGGAGAGTAAGCTGAGGCTTGCTCTTTTTTGTTTGCCGTACTAAACACCGCTTCTTTCTCTTACATATGTATAAAGAGCGAGAAAGGGGAGGTAGAGGTGGACATTGACATCGTCTTTTCCGGCGGCGGAGTGAAAGGGTTTGCGTTGCTTGGGGCGTACGAAGCGATTGAGGAAAAAGGGCTGCGCTGGAAGCGGCTGGCTGGAACGAGCGCCGGTTCGCTGCTTTCGGCGCTGCTTTCGGCCGGATATAAAGCGCATGAGATTGCCTCATTGCTCGAGGATCTTGAGCTTACACAGTTTTTGGATGAACGGCCGCTATGGGTCCCCTTTCCGTTTTGGAAATGGGTGCGCCTGTATTGGCATCTGGGCCTTTATCAAGGAAAAGTGTTTGAGCAATGGGTAGAAGCCGTGCTTGCGGCCCGCGGCGTGCGGACGTTTCAAGATGTACCGGCCGGCAGTTTGTATATCGTCGCTTCCGATGTGACAAACGGTCGCATTGTCGTGCTGCCGGATGATTTGGCCATATACGGCATTGACCCTGGGGCGTTTTCCATCGCCAGGGCAGTGCGGATGAGCATCAGCATTCCGTATTTCTTTGAGCCGATCCGCCTCCGCGGGCGAAACGGTGTCTCCCTCATTGTTGACGGCGGGGTGCTCAGCAACTTTCCGCTGTTTTTGTTCGATGAAGAAAAGAAGAAAAAACGGCCGGTGCTCGGTGTTCAACTAAGCCCGAAGCCAGGCGAGCGGCCGAAACGAACGATCACCAATGCGCTCGATTTGTATGAAGCGCTGTTTGCGGCGATGAAGGAAGCGCATGATGCCCGCTACATTTCGCGCCGCCATGAAAAAAACATCGTCTTTTTGCCAGTAGACAACGTCATTTCCACCGAATTTTCGATTGATCCGGAAGTACGCCGGCGTCTGATCGATTACGGACGTGAGCGGACGCGGCAGTTTTTGCGCCAATGGGCGTACTAGACGGGAAAGCGGCAATAGGGCGCGCCTCTGCTGCCGAAGCTGAACGGCAGAGGCAAACAAAAAAGAATCAAGCTAAAACGAAGCTCGATTCTTTTTTTTGCCTTTTTTGCCCTCGATCACGGTCAAGTGCGGAATGGCCGTCCGTTTTTTCAGCGGCCGCTTTAGTTTCGCCGGCTTTGCTTGTTTGCGCCCGGAGCGGGGATGGAGCTTTTTCGACTGCCGCACCGCCTTTAAATACGATAACCGATCTTGATCGGTGCGGCGTTGGTAGACGAACCGGTAGAAGAGATAAATGGCGGCCAAAAACAGCGCAACAAACAACAGCTGGCGGAACAGCACCGTCGGATGGGCAAAAAGGGTATAGACAATGCCAAGCGTTCCAAGCAAAATCATAAGCCCGACAAGCGGATGAATGGCCCGGCGCCGCAATGAGTCCACCCCCTTTGATCGATTACTGCACCGCTTGTTTCCTTTCGGCTTCCGCTTCCAAATGGAGAAGCCGCTGAAACGAGGCGATGGCCACTTCCACTTGGTCATCGTCCGGTTCTTTTGTCGTCAACCGCTGCAGCCATAGCCCGGGATAGCCAAGCCAGCTTAGCAGCGGAATATCCCTCAATTTATTTGTAAACTGCAAGACTTCAAACGAAACGCCAAGCACGACAGGAATTAAAGCGAGCCTGTTTACGATTCGCAGCCAAAGCGGATCCGTCGGCACGAACAAATAAAGGAATAAGCTGATCATGACAGTAAATAAAATGAAGCTGCTGCCGCATCGGTAGTGAAGGCGCGAGGCGCGCTGGACTTGCTCAACCGTGAGCGGCCACCCGGCTTCGAAGGCGTTGATCACCTTATGTTCCGCCCCATGGTATTGAAAAACGCGCTTGACCAACGGCGTCAGCGAAATGAAGTAAATGTAGCCAAGCAACAGTATCAGCTTAAAGGCGCCTTCGAGCAAAATTTGCCCCATTTTCCCCGGCACGAGCGGTTTAAAGGCGTCGGCGGCGAGCGCCGGAACGAGCGTAAAAATGGTTTTGGCGAATAAAAACGATAGCACGCCGATGACGGCGGCGCCGAGAATCAGCCCGAATTTGGAGCGGCTCTCGTCGTCCGCTCGTTCGTCGTCGGAAGACGACTCATACTGTTCGCTCGCAAATTGCAAATGTTTCGCCCCGTTCGCACTCGCTTCAATAATGGCGACAATGCCGCGGACAAACGGAATTTTCTTCAGAGCAGCTAGTGTCGGATGGCTGCGGCGAGGCAGCGTAAAATAGCCAATCGTCCCGTCAGGGCGGCGAATGGCGGTGACGGAGTGCGTCTTGCCGGCGAACATCACCCCTTCCACAACTGCTTGGCCGCCGTATAACGGTTTCTCCATTGATGATTTCATCAAGTCAACACCAACCTATTTTTATGTTTATTTTATTTTATTCTACAAGAAACGTCCGGAAACCTCTAGGTTGATGCTGCTATTATGATTTCCAAAAAATCCATGATTTACACAAGAGTGGTCATTTTTTCGTTTGATTCATGGTACGGTCGGCTTTCGGTCATACTAACAGACAAGGAGGTGCACGATGATGACCGAACAAAAAGGGGAGCTCGAGCAAGAGAAGACGGAGCGGCCGATGACGCTCATGCAAAAAACGATCATCATCGGGTTTGTCGGCGGGGTGTTTTGGAGTTTGATCGGCTATTTGGCTTACTTTTTTCACTTCAGCGAAATTAGTCCGAACATGATTCTCATCCCGTGGGTTGCCGGGGACTGGAAATATGGGAAAGCCGGCAATTATGCGGCCATCGTGCTGATCGGCATCATTTCTATTGCAGCGGCGCTTTTGTACTACGCGTTCCTGCGCAAGATCGCCGGTATGTGGGCGGGAATTGTATATGGCGTGGTGCTTTGGATGATGGTCTTTTATTTGTTGAATCCACTGTTTCCAAACGTCCGACCAGTTGCAGATTTAGAAATGAATACGATTATTACGACGCTTTGCTTATACATTTTATATGGTGTATTTGTCGGCTATTCGATTTCTTTTGAAACGCAAGAAATGAATCGATCGGCGTCAAATGTGGGAAAAGAGGCGGCAAATGAAGGAAACTGACGAAGCTTTTTTTCGCTCTCACCCGCTGAAGTGAGTGTTGCATCAAGCGCCGCGCGGATGTCTAGCGGAAACGACCATCTTTATGGTAAAATGAAGAAGGTTTTTGCACGTTTCAGCATCAGTCCATGGCTGCTGCGGGCGTTGCGTGAAACTGGCGCGCCTACGAGGTCTTTCGCGTCATCCTGACCGCGAAGATTTTCTCCGCTCTCGACGCAGGCAGCGGAGGAGACGAGCACATTCTAAGGGAAGAGGAGACGGAAACATGGAAAAGCTGGAAAAGCTTCGGGCGCTTCTTGACGAGCAGCATATCGACGGGCTGTTAGTAACAAACGGCTGCAACCGCCGCTATTTGACCGGGTTTACTGGCACGGCCGGTGCTGTACTTGTCAGCCGTCAAGGGGCGGTGTTGATTACGGACTTCCGCTACGTCGAACAAGCATCGAGGCAAGCCCAATGGTTTGAAGTCGTCCAGCACAGCGGGCCGATCATCGAAGAAATTGCCAATCAGGTGAAGCGGCTTGGCATCAAGAGGCTTGGCTTTGAGCAAGAACATGTCACCTATGCCGCATACAAGTCATATGAAGAAGCCATCCGCACTGAACTCGTGCCGACGTCCGGGCTGGTGGAAAAATTGCGCTTGATTAAGTCAGAGGCAGAGATTAAGATATTAAAGGAAGCAGCAGAAATCGCCGATGCGGCGTTTTCGCACATTTTGTCGTTCATCCGTCCAGGCGTTAAAGAAATCGAAGTGGCGAATGAGCTGGAATTTTTTATGCGCAAGCAAGGGGCGTCTTCGTCCTCGTTTGATACGATCGTGGCCTCCGGATATCGGTCGGCGCTGCCGCATGGCGTGGCATCGGAGAAGACGATTGAGCGCGGCGAACTCGTGACGCTGGATTTTGGGGCCTATTACAAAGGGTATTGTTCCGATCTCACCAGAACGGTCGCCGTCGGCGACATCAGCGCCGAACTGAAAACGATTTATGATATCGTCCTTGAGGCGCAGCAACGCGGCATGAACGGGCTGAAAGCGGGCATGACCGGCAAAGAGGCTGATGCGCTCACGCGCGATTACATCCGCGAAAAAGGGTATGGCGACTATTTCGGCCATTCGACCGGTCATGGGATTGGGTTGGAAATTCATGAAGGACCGACGCTTTCGTTCCGTTCCGATGTCGTGCTCGAGCCAGGAATGGTCGTCACTGTTGAGCCGGGCATTTACATTCCGGGGCTTGGCGGGGTGCGCATCGAGGACGATGCGGTCATCACCGCTGATGGGAACGAAGCGCTCACCCATTCGCCAAAAGAACTGATCATTTTATAATGGATTGCGTGAGGAGGATTTCGGCTGATGATTTCAGTCAACGATTTTCGCACAGGACTTACGATTGAGGTGGACGGCGACATTTGGCGCGTCCTTGAGTTCCAACACGTCAAGCCGGGCAAGGGGGCGGCGTTCGTCCGTTCGAAGCTTCGCAATTTGCGCACCGGGGCCATTCAAGAGCGGACGTTCCGCGCCGGCGAAAAAGTAAACCGGGCGCAAATCGACACGCGCAAAATGCAATATTTGTACGCCAACGGCGACCAACACGTTTTTATGGATATGGAAACGTACGAACAAATCGAGCTGCCGGCAAAACAAATCGAGCATGAACTGAAGTTCTTGAAAGAAAATATGGAAGTATTTATTATGATGTACCAAGGCGAAACGATCGGCGTCGAGCTGCCGAACACCGTCGAGTTGAAGGTGGTCGAAACGGAACCAGGCATCAAAGGCGACACTGCTTCCGGCGGTTCGAAACCGGCCAAGCTCGAAACCGGCCTCGTCGTTCAAGTGCCGTTTTTCGTCAACGAAGGCGACACGCTCATCATTAATACGGCCGACGGCACGTACGTTTCGCGGGCGTAAGCGCAAGCCCGACAGGCACCGTCTCGGACACCTTCCGGGGCGGTGTTTTTTATGCGCAAAATGGGCGCCGTATTGCTCTCCCCCATCGTTTTCCTCAGTAAAAACTTCTTCTGAAACGGCTTGTTTTCGCATACGTTTGTACTAATCGATCCCATTTGGCAAAACAGGAGGGGAACATGAAACATTGGCTGCGATCGATCGATCCGTCCGTTATGGCCATGGCTGGCATGCGGATGGTGTCCGCGTTCATTGAACTGAGCGCGGCGCTGTTGATGCTTGTGTTCAATGACGTGAAAAAAGCGCTTGCCGTTAATGCCGCGCTTGCTGTCGTCGGTCCAACCGTCATGATGGTGACCATGGCGATTGGACTGCTTTCGCTTGCGGACGAGCTCTCGTTTTCCCGGCTCGGGCTTGTGGCGCTCGGGATAGCGCTCATTTTGTTCGCGATTTACAAGTAAGGCATAAACGGTGCATTCCGCCCATACATATGAACTAGTCCACAAGAAAAGGGGGAGGGCCATGGAAGCGGTGTGGGGAATTTTGCCGAAAACGGTCGCCGCCGCGTTGCAGCACCATCTTCCTTCATGCCGACGCGGAATTGAAGAAATCCGCATCCGCGTCTCCCGGCCGCTTGAGGTGATCGTCGACGGAACGGCCCGGTTGCTGCCGTATGAAGTGACGAAAGAAGACGCTGTGCAGTTGCTCAATAAATTGAGTCATTATTCGATCTATGCCATCGAAGAAGAGTTGAAGCGCGGATTTATGACGATTGAAGGGGGGCATCGCGTTGGGCTGGCCGGCAAGGTCATTATGGAAGGCGGGAAAGTGAAAGCGATCCGCGATGTTTCCTCGTTTAACATTCGCATCGCCAAGGAACAGATCGGCATCGCCGAGCCGCTGATTCCGTATGTGTACGACGGCCGCTGGCGCCATACGATGATCATCGGCTCGCCGCAGACGGGAAAAACGACGCTCCTGCGCGATGCCGCGCGCCTGATTAGCAGCGGGACGGGGCGCATTCCGGCGCAAAAGGTGGCGATCGTTGACGAACGTTCGGAAATCGCTGGCTGTGTGAAAGGGATTCCTCAGTTTTCGTTCGGCCCGCGCCTTGACGTGTTGGACGCCTGCCCGAAAGCGGAAGGGATGATGATGATGATCCGCTCGATGAGCCCTGATGTCATGATTGTCGACGAAATCGGGCGCGAGGAGGACAGCGAGGCAGTGCTTGAAGCGGCCAATGCTGGCGTCTCTGTATGGACGACTGTGCACGGCCGCAACATCCAAGACGTCTGGCAGCGTCCGACGCTCGGCCCGGTGATGGAACAAAAGGTGTTTGAACGGTTTATTGAGCTGACGAACATTCCCCATCCTGGCTCAATCCGACGCATTCTCGACGCTGGTGGAACGGTGCTGTATGAACGGGCGGTGGTTCATCGATGAAATGGTTTGGCGCTCTGTTGATTCTCTCCGCCTCAACATGGCTTGGGTTTGCCGCTGCCCGCGTGTTGCACGAGCGGCCGCGCCAGCTCCGCCAGCTGAAAGCGGCGCTGAGGGCGCTTGAGGCGGAAGTGATGTATGGCCATACGCTGCTTGCCGACGCCGCTATGCATCTCGCCCGGCAAACAGCCGCCCCCTTGTCCGAATTGTTCGAGCGGTTTGCCGCCGCGTTATGCACAGAAGAAACGAGCGCCGCCGAAGCATGGGAAAAAAGCTTGCGAGCCGTATGGGGAAAAACCGCTCTAAAGCAAGGTGAATTTGAAGTGATGAAACAATTTGGCGCCACGCTTGGCCAATACGACCGGCTCACCCAGCAAAGGCAAATCGCGCTGGCGCTCGCCCATCTTGAGCGGGAGGAAGCGGAAGCGCTAGACAACCAGGCGCGCTACGCCAAGATGGCGAAAAGTTTAGGCGTGTTGGCCGGCCTGCTGCTCGTCATTTTACTCATGTAGACAGGAGGCAGAATCATGGGCATCGATGTCGATCTCATTTTGAAAATCGCCGGCGTCGGCATCGTCATCGCGTTTTTGCATACGGTGCTTGACCAGATGGGGCGGAAAGAATACGCCCAATGGGTGACGCTGCTTGGCTTTATTTATATTCTGTTTATGGTCGCCTCAATCGTCAGCGATTTGTTTCAAAAAATTAAAGACGTTTTTCTGTTCCGCGGGTAGGGGGGATCGGCCATTGACATTTTGCAAATCGTCGGCCTCGGGTTGATTGCGACGTTTTTGGTCGTGCTGCTGCAGGAACAAAAGTCGAATCTCGCCTTTTTGTTGACCGTGTTTGTGGGCTGCACCATTTTTCTGTTGTTGGTCGATCAAATCAGCAGCATTTTGGCGATGTTGCGAAAAATGGCGGAAGGCGCCCATATTCAGATGGTGTATTTAGAGACGATGCTGAAAATCATCGGCATTGCCTACATTGCCGAGTTCGCCGCGCAAATTTCCAAAGACGCCGGCCAAGGGGCGATCGCCGCCAAAATTGAGCTCGGCGGCAAAATCGTCATTTTGGCGCTGGCTGTTCCGATTTTGACCGCGATCATTGAAGCGGTCATCGGCCTCATCCCGTCGGCGCGCTAAAGGAGGGAACGGATTGAAGCGAACAGCGTTCCTTATTGTCGGGCTGATTTCTCTCTTTTTTTGTCCGTTGGTCGTACAAGCCGCAAGCGATGGACCGTCGGTCAGCGAGCAGCTTGCTCAGCTCGATGTGAGCGATATCCGCCGCTATTGGGAAACGATCGTCAGCGAGTATGGCGGGTTTTTGCCGGAAAGCGAGAAAGGGCCGCTCACCGATTTTTTAAGCGGCGACAAGCAATGGTCGCCGGCTGAATGGCTGAAGGCGCTCGCCCGCTATTTGTTTTATGAACTGCAGGTGAACGGCAAACTGCTCGGCACGCTCATTTTGCTTGCTGTCTTCAGCACGGTGCTGCAATCGCTGCAAAATGCATTCGCTCAGCAGGAAGTAAGCAAAATCGCCCAGGCGGTCGTCTATATGGTGCTCTTGTTGATAGCCTTAAACAGCTTTCGCCTCGCGGCGGATTATGCGCTTGAGGCGGTGCGGACGATGAGCCATTTCATCATCGCCCTCGTTCCGCTGCTGCTCGCCCTGCTCGCCACTTCCGGCGGGGTCGCATCGGCGGCGTTTTTCCACCCGCTCATTTTGTTTGTGATGAACACCACCGGCACGATCGTTGAATACGTCACCTTGCCGCTTTTGCTTCTGGCTGCGCTGCTTTCTGTCGTCAGCACGCTCAGCGACCGTTACAAGGCGACTCAGCTCGCCGATTTGTTCAACAAAGCTGCCCTCGGTTTGCTCGGTCTCATTTTGACCGTGTTCCTTGGCGTCATGTCCGTGCGCGGAGCGACAGCGGCCGTGGCTGACGGCGTAGCGCTTCGGGCGGCGAAATTTGTCACCGGCAATTTCATCCCGGTCGTCGGCAAGCTGTTCACCGATGCCGCCGATACGGTCGTCGCCGCTTCCATGCTGTTGAAAAATACTGTCGGGTTGGTCGGGGCGGCGATTTTGCTAATGATCGCCATCTTTCCAGCGGTGAAAATTTTCGCCGTCGTCATCGTCTACAAACTATCGGCTGCTCTTCTGCAGCCGCTTGGCGGCGGACCGGTATTGTCCTGCCTCAACATCATCGGCAAAAGCATCGCCTACGTGCTGGCGGCGCTGCTCATTGTGTCGCTCATGTTTTTCTTAAGCCTCACCGTCATGGTGATGGCCGGGAACATTACGATGATGGTCCGCTAGGGGGAGCGCTATGCAGCTAGTCATTGAGTGGGTGACAAACATCATTTTGTTTTTGTTGTTTGCTGTCATCATCGATTTTTTGCTACCGTCGGGGACGATGCAAAAATACGTGAAAATGGCTGTCGGGCTTATGCTCGTTCTCGTGATGCTTGCTCCGGTGCTCCGGCTCGCTTCCGTTGATCCCGAGCAGCTCATCGCGTCGGCGCTCGTCCATTTTTCCAACGGTCGTGAGGGGGAAGAGGCAATAAAAAATCAAATCGAACAGCAGAAAAAAGAAATACAAGCCTCGCAACGCGCATATATTTTAAAACAAATGGCTGTCCAGCTCGAAAACGATGTCAATGAGGAGTTGATGGAAAAGTATGGGCTGAAAGCGGATGTCAACGTTTACGCCAAGCCAGGCGACGACTGGCGCATGCCGGATGACATCAAGACGATTGAGGTCGTCCTTTCGAAACAGAAGTCATCCGGTTCGGTGGAACCGGTTGTCATCGATACGACGAAGCCGCCGGCTTTGCCGGAGGGCGATGCTTCGCTGGCAGAGGAGGTGCGCGCTTTTCTCGCCGGCCGATGGGAAATCGATGAAGATAAAATTGACGTGCAATTTAGGGGGAGGGAATAGGGGGGATGCTGCCGCACATCAAACGGCTCTTTTCTTCATCACCGAAAGACGGGGGAGGAGAAGGAGCGCAGAAAAAATGGCCGTTTTCGTACGTCATCGTCCTGCTGTTGGCCGGGGTCGCCTTGATGGCGGCAAGCCATTGGACGAACAATGGGGAGGAGGCTGCATCAAAATCTTCCGCCGGGCATCCGTCCGCTCCAGCCGAGCCGGCATTCCTGGCAAGCAAGGAGACGAAGGAAAAAGTGATCGCCGCCTATGAGGAGCGGTACGAAAAAGAACTGAAAGCCGCGCTCGAGGCGATTGAAGGGGTGGACGATGTCACCGTCGTCGTCAATCTCGATTCAACGGAGCTGAAACTGTACGAGAAGAAGCGTTCCACCCAACAGCAAACGACCGAAGAGAGCGACAAGGAAGGCGGGAAGCGGACGATCGAAAACGAGTCGACCAATGAAGAAGTCATCATTATTCAT is a window of Geobacillus kaustophilus DNA encoding:
- the splB gene encoding spore photoproduct lyase — translated: MKPFVPKLVYFEPEALSYPLGKELYEKFTQMGIEIRETTSHNQVRGIPGETELARYRNAKSTLVVGVRRTLQFNSSKPSAEYAIPLATGCMGHCHYCYLQTTLGSKPYIRVYVNLDDIFAQAQKYIDERAPEITRFEAACTSDIVGIDHLTHSLKKAIEFIGATDYGRLRFVTKYEHVDHLLDAKHNGKTRFRFSVNSRYVINHFEPGTSSFDARLAAARKVAGAGYRLGFVVAPIYRHDGWEQGYFELFQELARQLEGIDLSDLTFELIQHRFTKPAKRVIEQRYRKTKLDLDEAKRKYKWGRYGIGKYVYRDEEARELEETMRSYIARFFPSAQVQYFT
- the mntR gene encoding transcriptional regulator MntR — its product is MPTPSMEDYIEQIYILIEEKGYARVSDIAEALSVHPSSVTKMVQKLDKDEYLVYEKYRGLVLTPKGRKIGQRLVYRHELLEQFLRLIGVSEENIYRDVEGIEHHLSWNAIDRIGDLVQYFQEDERRLEALRDVQKRNEQGE
- a CDS encoding patatin-like phospholipase family protein gives rise to the protein MDIDIVFSGGGVKGFALLGAYEAIEEKGLRWKRLAGTSAGSLLSALLSAGYKAHEIASLLEDLELTQFLDERPLWVPFPFWKWVRLYWHLGLYQGKVFEQWVEAVLAARGVRTFQDVPAGSLYIVASDVTNGRIVVLPDDLAIYGIDPGAFSIARAVRMSISIPYFFEPIRLRGRNGVSLIVDGGVLSNFPLFLFDEEKKKKRPVLGVQLSPKPGERPKRTITNALDLYEALFAAMKEAHDARYISRRHEKNIVFLPVDNVISTEFSIDPEVRRRLIDYGRERTRQFLRQWAY
- a CDS encoding SA1362 family protein, whose protein sequence is MRRRAIHPLVGLMILLGTLGIVYTLFAHPTVLFRQLLFVALFLAAIYLFYRFVYQRRTDQDRLSYLKAVRQSKKLHPRSGRKQAKPAKLKRPLKKRTAIPHLTVIEGKKGKKKNRASF
- a CDS encoding DUF1385 domain-containing protein, which codes for MKSSMEKPLYGGQAVVEGVMFAGKTHSVTAIRRPDGTIGYFTLPRRSHPTLAALKKIPFVRGIVAIIEASANGAKHLQFASEQYESSSDDERADDESRSKFGLILGAAVIGVLSFLFAKTIFTLVPALAADAFKPLVPGKMGQILLEGAFKLILLLGYIYFISLTPLVKRVFQYHGAEHKVINAFEAGWPLTVEQVQRASRLHYRCGSSFILFTVMISLFLYLFVPTDPLWLRIVNRLALIPVVLGVSFEVLQFTNKLRDIPLLSWLGYPGLWLQRLTTKEPDDDQVEVAIASFQRLLHLEAEAERKQAVQ
- a CDS encoding YqhR family membrane protein; the encoded protein is MMTEQKGELEQEKTERPMTLMQKTIIIGFVGGVFWSLIGYLAYFFHFSEISPNMILIPWVAGDWKYGKAGNYAAIVLIGIISIAAALLYYAFLRKIAGMWAGIVYGVVLWMMVFYLLNPLFPNVRPVADLEMNTIITTLCLYILYGVFVGYSISFETQEMNRSASNVGKEAANEGN
- a CDS encoding M24 family metallopeptidase translates to MEKLEKLRALLDEQHIDGLLVTNGCNRRYLTGFTGTAGAVLVSRQGAVLITDFRYVEQASRQAQWFEVVQHSGPIIEEIANQVKRLGIKRLGFEQEHVTYAAYKSYEEAIRTELVPTSGLVEKLRLIKSEAEIKILKEAAEIADAAFSHILSFIRPGVKEIEVANELEFFMRKQGASSSSFDTIVASGYRSALPHGVASEKTIERGELVTLDFGAYYKGYCSDLTRTVAVGDISAELKTIYDIVLEAQQRGMNGLKAGMTGKEADALTRDYIREKGYGDYFGHSTGHGIGLEIHEGPTLSFRSDVVLEPGMVVTVEPGIYIPGLGGVRIEDDAVITADGNEALTHSPKELIIL
- the efp gene encoding elongation factor P; its protein translation is MISVNDFRTGLTIEVDGDIWRVLEFQHVKPGKGAAFVRSKLRNLRTGAIQERTFRAGEKVNRAQIDTRKMQYLYANGDQHVFMDMETYEQIELPAKQIEHELKFLKENMEVFIMMYQGETIGVELPNTVELKVVETEPGIKGDTASGGSKPAKLETGLVVQVPFFVNEGDTLIINTADGTYVSRA
- a CDS encoding YqhV family protein, whose protein sequence is MKHWLRSIDPSVMAMAGMRMVSAFIELSAALLMLVFNDVKKALAVNAALAVVGPTVMMVTMAIGLLSLADELSFSRLGLVALGIALILFAIYK
- the spoIIIAA gene encoding stage III sporulation protein AA; translation: MEAVWGILPKTVAAALQHHLPSCRRGIEEIRIRVSRPLEVIVDGTARLLPYEVTKEDAVQLLNKLSHYSIYAIEEELKRGFMTIEGGHRVGLAGKVIMEGGKVKAIRDVSSFNIRIAKEQIGIAEPLIPYVYDGRWRHTMIIGSPQTGKTTLLRDAARLISSGTGRIPAQKVAIVDERSEIAGCVKGIPQFSFGPRLDVLDACPKAEGMMMMIRSMSPDVMIVDEIGREEDSEAVLEAANAGVSVWTTVHGRNIQDVWQRPTLGPVMEQKVFERFIELTNIPHPGSIRRILDAGGTVLYERAVVHR
- the spoIIIAB gene encoding stage III sporulation protein SpoIIIAB, with the protein product MKWFGALLILSASTWLGFAAARVLHERPRQLRQLKAALRALEAEVMYGHTLLADAAMHLARQTAAPLSELFERFAAALCTEETSAAEAWEKSLRAVWGKTALKQGEFEVMKQFGATLGQYDRLTQQRQIALALAHLEREEAEALDNQARYAKMAKSLGVLAGLLLVILLM
- the spoIIIAC gene encoding stage III sporulation protein AC, whose amino-acid sequence is MGIDVDLILKIAGVGIVIAFLHTVLDQMGRKEYAQWVTLLGFIYILFMVASIVSDLFQKIKDVFLFRG
- the spoIIIAD gene encoding stage III sporulation protein AD, with translation MQIVGLGLIATFLVVLLQEQKSNLAFLLTVFVGCTIFLLLVDQISSILAMLRKMAEGAHIQMVYLETMLKIIGIAYIAEFAAQISKDAGQGAIAAKIELGGKIVILALAVPILTAIIEAVIGLIPSAR
- the spoIIIAE gene encoding stage III sporulation protein AE — protein: MKRTAFLIVGLISLFFCPLVVQAASDGPSVSEQLAQLDVSDIRRYWETIVSEYGGFLPESEKGPLTDFLSGDKQWSPAEWLKALARYLFYELQVNGKLLGTLILLAVFSTVLQSLQNAFAQQEVSKIAQAVVYMVLLLIALNSFRLAADYALEAVRTMSHFIIALVPLLLALLATSGGVASAAFFHPLILFVMNTTGTIVEYVTLPLLLLAALLSVVSTLSDRYKATQLADLFNKAALGLLGLILTVFLGVMSVRGATAAVADGVALRAAKFVTGNFIPVVGKLFTDAADTVVAASMLLKNTVGLVGAAILLMIAIFPAVKIFAVVIVYKLSAALLQPLGGGPVLSCLNIIGKSIAYVLAALLIVSLMFFLSLTVMVMAGNITMMVR
- the spoIIIAF gene encoding stage III sporulation protein AF; amino-acid sequence: MQLVIEWVTNIILFLLFAVIIDFLLPSGTMQKYVKMAVGLMLVLVMLAPVLRLASVDPEQLIASALVHFSNGREGEEAIKNQIEQQKKEIQASQRAYILKQMAVQLENDVNEELMEKYGLKADVNVYAKPGDDWRMPDDIKTIEVVLSKQKSSGSVEPVVIDTTKPPALPEGDASLAEEVRAFLAGRWEIDEDKIDVQFRGRE
- the spoIIIAG gene encoding stage III sporulation protein AG: MLPHIKRLFSSSPKDGGGEGAQKKWPFSYVIVLLLAGVALMAASHWTNNGEEAASKSSAGHPSAPAEPAFLASKETKEKVIAAYEERYEKELKAALEAIEGVDDVTVVVNLDSTELKLYEKKRSTQQQTTEESDKEGGKRTIENESTNEEVIIIHNGEEETPLVVATKKPDIRGVLVVAKGADNLQIKKWIVEAVTRVLNVPSYRVAVLPKK